The Oncorhynchus mykiss isolate Arlee chromosome 17, USDA_OmykA_1.1, whole genome shotgun sequence genomic interval acatgatacaacatcactacaacctccacaacacagacatgatacaacatcactacaacctccacaacacagacatgatacaacatcactacaacctccacaacacagacatgcTACAACctcactacaacctccacaacacagacatgatacaacatcactacaacctccacaacacagacatgatacaacatcactacaacctccacaacacagacatgatacaacatcactacaacctccacaacacagacatgatacaacatcactacaacatcactacaacctccacaacacagacatgatacaacatcactacaacctccacaacacagacatgatacatcactacaacctccacaacacagacatgatacaacatcactacaacctccacaacacagacatgatacaacatcactacaacatcactacaacctccacaacacagacatgatacaacatcactacaacatcactacaacctccacaacacagacatgatacaacatcactacaacctaaACAACACAGCCATGATACAACATCCCTACAACCTAAACAACACAGACATGacacaacatcactacaacctccacaacacagacatgatacaacatcactacaacctccacaacacagacatgatacaacatcactacaacctccacaacacagacatgcTACAACctcactacaacctccacaacacagacatgatacaacatcactacaacctccacaacacagacatgatacatcactacaacctccacaacacagacatgatacaacatcactacaacctccacaacacagacatgatacaacatcactacaacatcactacaacctccacaacacagacatgatacaacatcactacaacctccacaacacagacatgatacatcactacaacctccacaacacagacatgatacaacatcactacaacctccacaacacagacatgatacaacatcactacaacatcactacaacctccacaacacagacatgatacaacatcactacaacatcactacaacctccacaacacagacatgatacaacatcactacaacctaaACAACACAGCCATGATACAACATCCCTACAACCTaaacaacacagacatgatacaacatcactacaacctccacaacacagacatgatacaacatcactacaacctccacaacacagacatgatacaacatcactacaacctccacaacacagacatgatacaacatcactacaacatcactacaacacagacatgatacaacatcactacaacatcactacaacctccacaacacagacatgctacaacatcactacaacctccacaacacagacatgatacaacatcactacaacctccacaacacagacatgatacatcactacaacctccacaacacagacatgatacaacatcactacaacctccacaacacagacatgatacaacatcactacaacatcactacaacctccacaacacagacatgatacaacatcactacaacctccacaacacagacatgatacatcactacaacctccacaacacagacatgatacaacatcactacaacctccacaacacagacatgatacaacatcactacaacatcactacaacctccacaacacagacatgatacaacatcactacaacatcactacaacctccacaacacagacatgatacaacatcactacaacctaaACAACACAGCCATGATACAACATCCCTACAACCTaaacaacacagacatgatacaacatcactacaacctccacaacacagacatgatacaacatcactacaacctccacaacacagacatgatacaacatcactacaacctccacaacacagacatgatacaacatcactacaacatcactacaacatcactacaacctccacaacacagacatgatacaacatcactacaacctccacaacacagacatgatacaacatcactacaacatcactacaacctccacaacacagacatgatacaacatcactacaacctccacaacacagacatgatacaacatcactacaacatcactacaacacagacatgatacaacatcactacaacatcactacaacctccacaacacagacatgctacaacatcactacaacctccacaacacagacatgatacaacatcactacaacctccacaacacagacatgatacatcactacaacctccacaacacagacatgatacaacatcactacaacctccacaacacagacatgatacaacatcactacaacatcactacaacctccacaacacagacatgatacaacatcactacaacctccacaacacagacatgatacatcactacaacctccacaacacagacatgatacaacatcactacaacctccacaacacagacatgatacaacatcactacaacatcactacaacctccacaacacagacatgatacaacatcactacaacatcactacaacctccacaacacagacatgatacaacatcactacaacctaaACAACACAGCCATGATACAACATCCCTACAACCTaaacaacacagacatgatacaacatcactacaacctccacaacacagacatgatacaacatcactacaacctccacaacacagacatgatacaacatcactacaacctccacaacacagacatgatacaacatcactacaacatcactacaacatcactacaacctccacaacacagacatgatacaacatcactacaacctccacaacacagacatgatacaacatcactacaacatcactacaacctccacaacacagacatgatacaacatcactacaacctccacaacacagacatgatacaacatcagCCCATACAAAGCACTTTGAAACagttttattgttgttgcatAAATGCAACCCGTCCTACACACATATATTGTCATGAGTATGTTACCAGGCCTAGGTTAAGGCTAGGTGCAGGGTTGAGGCTAGGTGCAGGGTTGAGGCTAGGTGCAGGGTTGAGGCTAGGTGCAGATTTGAGGCTAGGTGCAGGGTTGAGGCTAGGTGCAGATTTGAGGCTAGGTGCAGGGTTGAGGCTAGGTGCAGGGTTGAGGCTAGGTGCAGGGTTGGGTTTAGGTGCAGGGTTTAGGTGCAGGGTTGAGGCTAGGTGCAGGGTTGAGGCTAGGTGCAGGGTTGAGGCTAGGTGCAGGGTTGAGGCTAGGTGCAGGGTTGAGGCTAGGTGCAGGGTTGAGGCTAGGTGCAGGGTTGAGGCTAGGTGCAGGGTTGAGGCTAGGTGCAGGGTTGAGGCTAGGTGCAGGGTTGAGACTAGGTGCAGGACCAGGGTTAGAGTATATACCAGGCCAGTGTCTGTCCGTAGATGAGTTCCAACACGTTCCTGGAGATGTCAAACACAGGCTTTCTTTTCCTCTTCAACACCCTCTGAGAAAACAACctgcaggaaggagagagagagagagagagagagagagagagagagagagagagagagagagagagagagagagagagagagagagagagagagagagagagagagagagagagacagagagagagagagacagagacagagagagagagagagagagagagagagagagagacagagagacagagagacagacagagagagagagagagagagagagacagagagacagagagacagagagagagagagagagacagagagacagagagacagacagagagagagagagagagagagagacagagagacagagagacagagagagagagagagagagagagagagagagagagagagagtgggagagagagagagacagagagagacagagagagagagacagagagagacagagagagagagagagagagagagagacagagagagagagagagagagagagagagagggtgggagagagagagagagagagtgggagagagagagagacagagagagagacagagagagagagacagagagagagagagagagacagagagagagagagagagacagagagagagagagagagacagagagagagagagagagagagagagagagagagggtgagagagagagagagagagagagggtgggagagagagagagagagatagagagagagagagagagagagagagggtgggagagagagagagagagatagagagagagagagagacagagagagagagagacagagagagagagagacataagaaGATGAGGGATAAAGGTTTGAGAACGGGAAAGAAAGCAATAGAGATTGTATAGCGCATTGAACGAGTTGCAGAGTTTATGAGCAAGaatatgagggagagagagagagagacacagacagacaacccaCCTCCAGAGGAACTCTCCAAAGAAGGTGTCCAGTATGGTAAAGATAAAGTCCATGAGGAGGAAGCGGTACAGCTCTTGTCCTACAAAACTCTCCCAGCACTgacaacaacaccacaacaaaCTACATCAATATCAACAACACATGAGACACCAGTCATAACAGCAGCACAGATTTCATTTTGAGCAATATAGTTCGGGACACTGTTGAGTACATAATGCTGTAAATGGAACGTTGGGATAGAATCGGGACAGAATGGGAACGTTGGGACAGAATGGGAACGTTGGGACAGAATGGGAACAGAATGGGAACATTAGGACAGAATGGGAAAAGAATGGGAACATTAGGACAGAATGGGAACAGAATGGGGAAGTTGGGACAGAATGGGAACATTAGGACAGAATGGGAACAGAATGGGAAAGTTGGGAAAGAATGGGAGGGTTGGGACATAATGGGAAAGTTGGGACAGAATGGGAACAGAATGGGAAAGTTGGGACAGAATGGGAGGGTTGGGACAGAATGGGAACAGAATGGGAAAGTTGGGACAGAATGGGAACAGAATGGGAAAGTTGGGACAGAATGGGACCGTTGGGACAGAATGGGAGGGTTGGGACAGAATGGGAACAGAATGGGAAAGTTGGGACAGAATGGGAACAGAATGGGAAAGTTGGGACAGAATGGGAACAGAATGGGAAAGTTGGGACAGAATGGGAAAGTTGGGAACAAAATGGGAACGTTGGGACAGAATGGGAACAGAATGGGCACGTTGGGACAGAATGGGGACAGAATGGGAACAGAATGGGAACGTTGGGACAGAATGGGAACGTTGGGACAGAATGGGAACAGAATGGGAACGTTGGGACAGAATGGGAACAGAATGGGCACGTTGGGACAGAATGGGAACAGAATGGGCACGTTGGGACAGAATGGGAACAGAATGGGCACGTTGGGACAGAATGGGAACAGAATGGGAACGTTGGGACAGAATGGGAACGTTGGGACAGAAGCGGAATACTGGAACGGGAATGTTCCCCTCACCTGCAGGCCGATGCTGTGGGGGTCAGAAGCGATCCGGCCCAGCCAATGGAAGCACAGCACTACCAGCACGCTCACTTTCAACATCAGGTTCCTGAAACACACAAATAGTATAGATGTTTTACAtgtttagcacacacacacacacagacacacacacacacttctgtcaaCTAGCAAGACTCTCTTGATTTCCATAAACTCTCCATTAACTTCATTAAGTCTGTAGGGTGCACATCCACCCCTCTACCTGCAGATGGCGATGTATGTGTGAACGCAGGGGGAGTCATagtgctccacacacacacacacacacaaagtttgtGGACTGCAGGTCCACCCTCCTACCTGCTGATGGCGATGTATGTGTTTACGCTGGGCGAGTCGTACTCCTCCATCCAGGCAGTAGCGTTGAAGATGCCAGGGAGCAGGAGGTTGATGAGAGACACTACGACTGGCAGGGCCAACAGACTGGCTTCCTTCAGGAGAGGGTCCTTAGTGGGAATACGAGATCTGTACTGGAGGTcctacagagggagagggggaggaagagagagagagggacagaaggtgaGAAGGTGTAAGACGTCAGTGGAGAATGAAACCAATGTAGAGCAGCTGAAAACGTGTGTCTCTCACCTTGTGCATGTACTCAGAGAAGTAGTAGAGAGCTAGAACACAGGCCACTGTACTGCCGATACAGATGAACCAGGCCAGAACATGTACCAGCACACGTCCTATTCTCTGACACGCAGTCTTCTGGACATGCTTACGACTCGTCTCCTCTAACAactcctacacagagagagacatggttacGACTAGTCTCCTCTAACAactcctacacagagagagagacatgcttaCGACTCGTCTCCTCTAACaactcctacagagagagagagagacatggttacGACTAGTCTCCTCTAACAActcctacacacagagagagagacatgcttaCGACTCGTCTCCTCTAACAactcctacacagagagagacatggttacGACTAGTCTCCTCTAACAactcctacacagagagagagacatgcttaCGACTCGTCTCCTCTAACAactcctacacagagagagacatggttacGACTCGTCTCCTCTAACAactcctacacagagagagagatagggttaCGACTAGTCTCCTCTAACAactcctacacagagagagagagacatggttacGACTAGTCTCCTCTAACAactcctacacagagagagagagacatggttacGACTAGTCTCCTCTAACAactcctacacagagagagagagacatggttacGACTAGTCTCCTCTAACAactcctacacagagagagagagagagagagagagagagagacatggttatGATTAGTCTAACAactcctacacagagagagagagagagagatggttatgATTAGTCTAACAactcctacacagagagagagacatggttatGATTAGTCTAACAACTCctacacagagcgagagacatgGTTATGATTAGTCTAACAactcctacacagagagagagacatggttatGATTAGTCTAACAactcccacacagagagagagatggttatgATTAGTCTAACAactcctacacagagagagagacatggttatGATTAGTCTAACAactcccacacagagagagagacatggttatGATTAGTCTAACTcctcctacacagagagagagagagatggttatgACTAGTCTAACAactcctacacagagagagagagcgagagacatggTTACGATTAGTCTAACAactcctacacagagagagagagagagatggttatgATTAGTCTAACAactcctacacagagagagagagagacatggttatGATTAGTCTAACAactcctacacagagagagagagagacatggttatGATTAGTCTAACAactcctacacagagagagagagagagatggttatgATTAGTCTAACAactcctacacagagagagagacatggttatGACTAGTCTAACAactcctacacagagagagagagagatggttatgATGAGTCTAATAactcctacacagagagagagagagacatggttatGATTAGTCTAATAactcctacacagagagagagagagacatggttatGATGAGTCTAATAactcctacacagagagagagacatggttacGATTAGTCTACCAactcctacacagagagagagacatggttatGATGAGTCTCCTCTAACAAcataaggagggagggggagaggtgattGTGAGAATTAGCGTTTtccttaagtgtgtgtgtgtgtgtgtgtgtgtgtgtgtgtgtgtgtgtgtgtgtatgtatatatatatatatatatataggactcTGTAAGGAGAATGTCATTTGAATAATGGTAAGAAAAACAGGAGCAGCTCAATGTTGATGTGGAAGTTGAAAAGGCTGCCGGACAAACAGAAGGTAACAGTAGGTACCCTGTGTGTGTCCCTACCCTGTGTGTGTTCGTGTCCCTACCCTGTGTGTGTTCGTGTCCCTACCCTGTGTACGTGTCCCtaccctgtgtgtgtacgtgtccctaccctgtgtgtgtacgtgtccctaccctgtgtgtgtacgtgtccctaccctgtgtgtgtacgtgtccctaccctgtgtgtgtacgtgttcctaccctgtgtgtgtacgtgttcctaccctgtgtgtgtgtgtgtccctaccctgtgtgtgtacgtgttcctaccctgtgtgtgtacgtgtccctaccctgtgtgtgtacgtgtccctaccctgtgtgtgtacgtgtccctaccctgtgtgtgtacgtgtccctACCCTTTGTGTGTACGTGTCCCtaccctgtgtgtgtacgtgtccctACCCTTTGTGTGTACGTGTCCCtaccctgtgtgtgtacgtgttcctaccctgtgtgtgtacgtgttcctaccctgtgtgtgtacgtgtccctaccctgtgtgtgtacgtgttcctaccctgtgtgtgtacgtgttcctaccctgtgtgtgtacgtgtccctaccctgtgtgtgtacgtgtccctACCCTGAGTTGAATGCAGATGTTTTCAGACCGGAGTTTGACGGAGGTTTTCTTGATGACTTTAAAGTCCCAGGAACAGAACACCTTCATCGCCAGGATACCATGTGACTTGTCGATACGGAAACTCTGACCAAACGACTTGGACATGCTGGggggacgacacacacacacacacacacacacacacacacacacacatacatacactagTAACAGTTCACAAAGTAAGgtgtaagtgctgtagtttaacATATCCtaaatacactgagtgttcaaaacatctgccccccccccccccccccccacacacacacacctgatcaaAAAGTGAAAGCTGAGATGAGAGAGAAATTGACGAGAGACAAGGACACACACCTGTAGACGAGGATGATGCAGGTGATGAAGAAAGCCAGTCCTATGGTGAAGAAGTAAGCCAGGGGCATGTTGTAGGACGGCTTCACTCCACAGTCTGTTTCCATTGTCCTTCTAGATACAGAGGGACTGGGCTGCTGCTCCATACTGCTACTAGTGACTCTACAGTCCTTAGACAGGGTAGAGTTACTATAGTAACCATAGTACATCACTGAGTCTGAGAAATaaccctgaggagagagagggggagaggggggagagagagatggagggagggagagagagagaggggggagggagggagagagagagagagggggggggggggggggggggggggggtgttagaggGGGTGGTATGTTTGGTATGGGGATCCCTCTCCAGTGAGCAGCCTGGAAAGGTGTACTGCCTGGTGCCGTTTGGAGGTATGGGACAGTGTGTTTGGTTCGGGGTGTCTGGTTCTTACCCCTCCAGTGAGCAGCTCCAGCCCAGAGAAGGCTTCGTGTCCCTGGGTTAATGTGGGGGGGTGTACTGCCTGGGGCACGGCCAGCAACAAACCCGTGACCAGGAACAGGAAGATGTTGAAGAAGAGGAGGGTCTTGACGAACAGGAAGTAAGAGAGGACGCCGGTGCCGAAACGACCGCTCACCCTCTTCAGCGCCACCTGAGGAAGAGGAACAGAGATGgtgagaaagaacagagagatacaatgtgaaagagagcgagacagagacagcctTACCTGCCACAGCTGTAGggagtggaggaaggagagacaactGTACCAGCTATGTCTCAGAGcctggaggggaagagagggtcaGTGTCAACTACAGTGGTGTTTGTGTCCACATActaacccattgaaaagagaatTAGAATTATAGGACACACATTCTGTTTCCTCATTAACTAAAAACGTCTCATAATAACTTAGTTACCTCCACAACTGAGCCATCTGAGATACTCTGCTTTGACGTCCCCCCATAATGAGCAGAGCCTAGTCTAAGAGAATGGGCCGTACGATTCACCCATAATGATCAGGGCCTAGTCTAAGAGAATGGACCGTGTGATTCACCCATAATGAGCAGGGCCTAGTCTAAGAGAATGGACCGTATGATTCACCCATAATGAGCAGGGCCTAGTCTAAGAGAATGGACCGTATGAATCACCCATAATGAGCAGGGCCTAGTCTAAGAGAATGGACCGTATGAATCACCCATAATGAGCAGGGCCTAGTCTAAGAGAATGGACCGTGTGATTCACCCATAATGAGCAGAGCCTAGTCTAAGAGAATGGACCGTACGATTCACCCATAATGAGCAGGGCCTAGTCTAAGAGAATGGACCGTATGATTCACCCATAATGAGCAGGGCCTAGTCTAAGAGAATGGACCGTGTGATTCACCCATAATGAGCAGGGCCTAGTCTAAGAGAATGGACCGTATGATTCACCCATAATGAGCAGGGCCTAGTCTAAGAGAATGGACCGTGTGATTCACCCATAATGAGCAGGGCCTAGTCTAAGAGAATGGACCGTATGATTCACCCATAATGAGCAGAGCCTAGTCTAAGAGAATGGACCGTACGATTCACCCATAATGAGTAGGGCCTAGTCTAAGAGAATGGGCCGTACGATTCACCCATAATGATCAGGGCCTAGTCTAAGAGAATGGACCGTATGATTCACCCATAATGAGCAGAGCCTAGTCTAAGAGAATGGACCGTATGAATCACCCATAATGAGCAGGGCCCAGTCTAAGAGAATGGACCGTGTGATTCACCCATAATGAGTAGGGCCTAGTCTAAGAGAATGGACCGTATGATTCACCCATAATGAGCAGGGCCTAGTCTAAGAGAATGGGCCGTACGATTCACCCATAATGAGCAGGGCCTAGTCTAAGAGAATGGACCGTGTGATTCACCCATAATGAGCAGAGCCTAGTCTAAGAGAATGGACCGTGTGATTCACCCATAATGAGCAGAACCTAGTCTAAGAGAATGGACCGTATGAATCACCCATAATGAGCAGGGCCTAGTCTAAGAGAATGGACCGTACAAGTCACCCATAATGAGTAGGGCCTAGTCTAAGAGAATGGACCGTATGAATCACCCATAATGAGCAGGGCCTAGTCTAAGAGAATGGACCGTATGAATCACCCATAATGAGCAGGGCCTAGTCTAAGAGAATGGACCGTATGAATCACCCATAATGAGCAGGGCCTAGTCTAAGAGAATGGACCGTATGAATCACCCATAATGAGCAGGGCCTAGTCTAAGAGAATGGGCCGTATGATTCACCCTCACAGGGACATTAAGTCCTGGACAAGAGGACTAGAACACCATCAGTAGATTGTGATACACAGCTACAGGAAACACCCACCAACATGAcatacgtctgtctgtctgtctgcctgtctgtctgtctgtctgcctgtgtctgtcaCGACCGCTGGGAGACCACAGCTGTAAACCCCTGACACCCACAGAAACTAAGACAAACACCATGATTGCTGTCTAGACAGATCAGCTGAGGCCTGGATAGGTGTTCGACATGTCAGATaacaaccacatcacatgatcCAGCAGTCTGATGGCCAGCTGCAGAGTGCATGACGTGGTGGACGCCTGAAATGTATCAGAAACTGGACCAATGTAATATTGGAGCAGGAGATCTGACTGTGTGACTTACGATGATGATGTGATACTTGAGCTGGCtgcaacaggggatctgactgtgaTTGGAGCGTCGACCCTTCCTGTCAGCCAacctcctggagagagagagggatggggggagagagggaggaggggagagagggatgggggagagagggatgggggagagagggatgggggaggagagagagggatggggagagagggagggggagaggagagagagggatgggggagagagagggatggggagagagggagaggggagagagaaggatggggttgagagggaggaggggagagagggatgggggagagagg includes:
- the LOC110485503 gene encoding transmembrane channel-like protein 6, with the protein product MAHSVNFDLTADHMEAGLESPADEEGVHDSFNQLIEDQRQEALELQELQRDLDEEERDSVAYLSSPGQEIWRGSPGRGEEEGGGQLDPLLEERWSSATLKVLSSMPSRTIGRSRGAIISQYYNRTMKLRRRRQSRPSIKDFSRSARPSIRGYGMETDCMETEGVDEEGRKRDQLVNNLQNLSLSDRVRMLRAMPLSVAEKSELRRLADRKGRRSNHSQIPCCSQLKYHIIIALRHSWYSCLSFLHSLQLWQVALKRVSGRFGTGVLSYFLFVKTLLFFNIFLFLVTGLLLAVPQAVHPPTLTQGHEAFSGLELLTGGGYFSDSVMYYGYYSNSTLSKDCRVTSSSMEQQPSPSVSRRTMETDCGVKPSYNMPLAYFFTIGLAFFITCIILVYSMSKSFGQSFRIDKSHGILAMKVFCSWDFKVIKKTSVKLRSENICIQLRELLEETSRKHVQKTACQRIGRVLVHVLAWFICIGSTVACVLALYYFSEYMHKDLQYRSRIPTKDPLLKEASLLALPVVVSLINLLLPGIFNATAWMEEYDSPSVNTYIAISRNLMLKVSVLVVLCFHWLGRIASDPHSIGLQCWESFVGQELYRFLLMDFIFTILDTFFGEFLWRLFSQRVLKRKRKPVFDISRNVLELIYGQTLAWLGVLFTPLLPAVQIIKLLLLFYMKQTSVMMNCQSPRKPYRASQMSTIFITLLCCPSFLGAAVCVSYTMWSIRPSESCGPFRSLSTMFQSGKLWVKELETHNPNLAWLAWAHSYIVENPLFLFLAAGIFLIVIYFNTQVVDGQRKIISLLQEQIENEGEDKKFLITRLQAIHQQKRPLSPRRLTSQASQDSNC